The Geotalea uraniireducens Rf4 genome window below encodes:
- a CDS encoding DNA-directed RNA polymerase subunit alpha has product MYRNWRDLIKPKKLQVETESLTNTYGKFYAEPFERGFGTTLGNSLRRVLLSSLQGAAITSVKAKGVLHEFSAIPGVTEDATDIILNLKGVRFKMHGHESRVVRIVQKGEGLVKAGDIITDPNVEVLNPNHHIATCSKDANLEMEMVVKMGKGYVPADRNRDEKAPVGTIPIDSIFSPLTKVNFTVSNARVGQITDYDKLIIEIWTDGSVKPQDALAYASKILKDQLTIFINFDEEVEPVEEVEPEEERERFNENLYRSVDELELSVRSANCLKNAGIKLIGELVSRTEAEMLKTQNFGRKSLNEIKDILVDMGLTLGMRLDNFPDPEIMRRLRGEQNEEE; this is encoded by the coding sequence ATGTATAGAAATTGGCGCGACCTGATCAAGCCAAAAAAGTTGCAGGTTGAGACTGAATCACTTACAAATACATATGGTAAGTTTTATGCTGAGCCTTTTGAGCGCGGCTTTGGTACTACTCTTGGTAATTCTCTTCGCAGGGTGCTTCTGTCATCATTACAGGGTGCAGCAATTACATCTGTAAAGGCCAAAGGCGTATTGCACGAGTTTTCTGCAATTCCAGGTGTCACAGAAGATGCTACTGACATTATACTGAATCTGAAGGGCGTAAGATTCAAGATGCATGGTCATGAATCACGAGTAGTCAGGATCGTTCAGAAAGGCGAAGGATTAGTAAAGGCTGGCGATATCATAACTGATCCGAATGTTGAAGTACTCAACCCTAATCACCATATTGCAACGTGTTCCAAAGACGCAAATCTTGAAATGGAAATGGTTGTAAAAATGGGTAAGGGCTATGTCCCGGCTGATCGCAATCGCGACGAAAAAGCGCCTGTGGGAACAATTCCAATTGACTCGATTTTCTCGCCCCTGACAAAGGTTAATTTTACGGTCTCTAACGCTCGTGTTGGGCAGATAACTGATTATGATAAGCTGATAATTGAGATATGGACTGATGGGAGTGTTAAGCCCCAGGATGCGCTGGCGTATGCTTCGAAAATATTGAAGGATCAGCTCACCATATTTATAAACTTTGATGAAGAGGTTGAACCAGTAGAGGAAGTTGAGCCAGAAGAGGAACGTGAGCGATTTAATGAGAACCTTTATCGCTCTGTTGATGAGTTAGAGCTCTCTGTTCGTTCGGCAAACTGCCTGAAAAATGCGGGGATTAAATTAATTGGCGAGCTCGTATCCCGTACTGAAGCGGAGATGCTGAAAACTCAAAATTTCGGCAGAAAATCTCTGAATGAGATTAAGGATATCCTCGTGGACATGGGCCTTACCCTTGGGATGAGATTGGATAATTTCCCGGATCCTGAGATTATGCGCAGGCTGCGTGGAGAGCAAAACGAAGAAGAATAA
- the rplQ gene encoding 50S ribosomal protein L17 encodes MRHNKAGKRLGRTTSHRIAMYRNMVTSFLNHERITTTDVKAKELRSIAEKMITLGKKGDLHAMRQAASYIRDKKVVTKLFTAIAPRYAERAGGYTRIIKLGIRPGDNAPLSVIELVEEELNAPKGTAKKKADVKKTAPKAAAQATAAKVEDTPAVEAAEPAAEEIVAQPAAVVDPAEECEAKAD; translated from the coding sequence ATGCGTCATAATAAAGCGGGAAAAAGATTAGGCAGGACCACTAGCCACAGGATAGCCATGTATAGAAACATGGTCACATCCTTCTTGAATCATGAAAGAATAACTACGACTGACGTGAAGGCTAAAGAACTTCGTTCTATTGCTGAAAAAATGATCACCCTTGGGAAAAAAGGTGATCTCCATGCAATGCGACAGGCTGCTTCGTACATTCGCGATAAAAAGGTTGTCACCAAGTTGTTTACTGCAATTGCGCCTCGCTATGCAGAACGTGCTGGTGGTTACACACGAATCATTAAGCTGGGAATCCGGCCTGGTGATAATGCGCCTCTTTCGGTTATCGAGTTGGTTGAGGAAGAATTGAACGCCCCTAAGGGGACGGCAAAGAAGAAGGCCGATGTAAAAAAAACAGCGCCTAAAGCTGCCGCACAGGCAACAGCTGCAAAGGTTGAAGATACACCGGCAGTTGAGGCGGCTGAACCCGCCGCGGAAGAGATTGTTGCGCAACCGGCAGCAGTGGTTGATCCTGCTGAAGAGTGTGAAGCCAAGGCCGACTAA
- the smc gene encoding chromosome segregation protein SMC, whose translation MKIKRLDILGFKSFHDKVSLDFQQGITGIVGPNGCGKSNVVDAIRWVMGEQSAKNLRGKQMEDIIFGGSECRKPLGLAEVSLVFSTDDGRVPAKYLNYSEIQVTRRLYRDGESEYLLNKSQCRLLDIAELFMDTGVGARAYSIIEQGKIGMILHSKPEERRVLIEEAAGVTKFKARKQVALKKIDVTRQNLLRISDILSEIKRQLGGLQRQAKKAEKFREYREELKEIELLFSVNCYRALKDNKTGVDEELATLNKKLAFLVADQEKGELALEEKRITLLEQEEALVVSQEEIYRVKSDIQGGENRREFQKKELLNLERLVGRFNDDLTNQTQQLADAEIELKSLVEHKGGFVVELADEEQNLLECESLLEETTRVERAISEQVEENRKELFGILSEIAQFNNKYSGAAKRLEAMAERFERNQRESLMLGEKQAEASTRVTGLENACKNNAELKQITANEMADLRQREEELKVTLAAKEKELQDKRDQLSAKSSRLRSIQELEAQFAGYGQGVRTLLTAEGFKKRFRGMVADIVETGETYEAAVEVALGERLQWLLCNSDGDALEAVAYLKDISGGRSSFVLQNFQLVGERLVVPGADDLLAKVTIADGFKAFVEPLLANTRLVETLCKALELAKQYPQLTFVTIHGDMVHSGGIVNGGSLEAAQQGLIHKKREIKELSGEVAAITTRVKDLEEIRAELKEEFIAVEEGLRDVRQRLHQADIQSLNSEKDLIRAREELQRIEERTAIRSLEDEQLREEKMLLENELSDANQKRCIGEERKTVLELRLKELQQSLAAKKEEIDAVRESVTSRKVRVAALKEKRESNVQAIRRIEDLITGLRQKIAGHDAELERAAGDREKLISAINQSDESIKLLLQKQASVETAFTAVKEHYELEAKAHKEEEAKLKGLRNLVVDVKESITAKTIKSSELSMQLDHLENQLLDKYRLDIAELFPKYGIIDYNAAEKIARQGELQKLVDEMGDVNLTAIDEFQELDKRFTFLAEQKEDLEESLHSLQKAIQRINKTTRKRFLETFQLVNAKFQEVFPRLFCGGRAELKLTNEEDLLETGLEIIVQPPGKKLQNVTLLSGGEKALTAVALIFSIFLIKPTPFCLLDEVDAPLDDANIGRFNDMVREMSAISQFIIITHNKTTMAVVDTLYGVTMEEPGVSKLVSVKLN comes from the coding sequence ATGAAAATTAAACGACTTGACATATTAGGCTTTAAGTCCTTCCATGACAAAGTGTCCCTGGATTTCCAGCAAGGTATTACCGGGATAGTCGGTCCCAATGGTTGCGGTAAATCTAATGTCGTCGATGCCATCCGCTGGGTGATGGGGGAGCAGTCTGCTAAAAACCTTCGCGGAAAGCAGATGGAAGATATCATCTTTGGCGGGAGCGAATGTCGCAAGCCGTTAGGCTTGGCTGAGGTATCGTTGGTTTTTTCTACAGACGATGGCCGTGTACCGGCCAAGTATTTAAACTATAGTGAGATCCAGGTTACAAGACGTTTGTACCGTGACGGTGAGAGTGAATATCTACTGAACAAGTCGCAATGCCGTTTGCTCGATATTGCGGAACTGTTCATGGATACCGGTGTGGGGGCCAGGGCGTACTCGATTATCGAACAGGGTAAAATCGGCATGATTCTCCACTCAAAGCCGGAGGAACGTCGAGTGCTTATTGAAGAGGCTGCAGGCGTTACCAAATTCAAGGCACGCAAGCAGGTGGCACTGAAAAAGATTGATGTAACCAGGCAGAATCTGTTGCGCATCAGTGATATTTTATCTGAAATCAAGCGGCAACTTGGCGGTTTGCAGCGTCAGGCGAAAAAAGCGGAAAAGTTCCGTGAATATCGAGAAGAATTAAAGGAGATTGAACTCCTTTTTTCAGTCAATTGTTATCGTGCGCTGAAAGATAATAAAACAGGTGTGGATGAAGAGCTTGCAACACTCAATAAGAAGCTGGCATTTCTTGTTGCAGATCAGGAAAAAGGCGAACTGGCGCTTGAGGAAAAACGGATAACCCTTCTTGAACAGGAAGAAGCGCTCGTGGTGTCACAAGAAGAGATATATCGGGTGAAGAGTGACATTCAGGGAGGGGAAAATCGACGGGAATTCCAAAAAAAGGAGTTGCTTAACCTCGAACGCCTGGTAGGCCGCTTCAATGACGATCTGACAAATCAGACGCAGCAATTAGCCGATGCGGAAATCGAACTCAAGTCTCTCGTGGAGCACAAGGGCGGATTTGTTGTAGAGCTTGCGGACGAAGAGCAGAACCTCCTGGAGTGCGAAAGCCTTCTGGAAGAAACAACCCGTGTGGAAAGGGCCATCTCCGAGCAGGTTGAAGAAAATCGTAAAGAATTATTCGGGATTTTATCTGAAATTGCCCAGTTCAATAATAAATATTCCGGTGCTGCAAAACGGCTCGAAGCAATGGCGGAACGATTTGAGCGAAACCAACGGGAAAGCCTCATGCTGGGCGAAAAACAGGCTGAGGCAAGTACGCGGGTGACCGGGCTGGAGAATGCCTGTAAAAATAATGCCGAGTTAAAGCAGATAACGGCTAATGAGATGGCTGATCTCAGGCAGCGTGAAGAGGAGTTGAAAGTTACCCTGGCCGCTAAAGAAAAGGAACTCCAGGATAAACGTGACCAATTGAGCGCAAAATCGTCACGTCTTCGTTCAATACAGGAACTGGAGGCACAGTTTGCCGGTTATGGACAGGGGGTCCGCACTCTTCTTACGGCCGAAGGATTTAAAAAGCGCTTTCGAGGCATGGTTGCCGATATCGTCGAAACCGGCGAGACCTACGAAGCCGCAGTAGAGGTCGCACTTGGTGAGAGACTTCAGTGGCTTCTTTGCAATAGTGATGGCGACGCATTGGAAGCTGTGGCCTATCTGAAGGATATTTCCGGTGGCCGGAGCAGTTTTGTTCTCCAGAACTTTCAGCTTGTGGGGGAGAGATTAGTAGTGCCCGGCGCAGACGACCTGTTGGCAAAGGTCACCATTGCAGATGGGTTCAAGGCGTTTGTCGAGCCTTTGCTGGCCAATACACGCCTAGTTGAGACACTGTGTAAAGCACTTGAACTTGCTAAACAATATCCACAACTTACCTTTGTTACCATTCATGGGGATATGGTTCATTCCGGCGGGATCGTCAATGGCGGTTCACTGGAGGCTGCGCAGCAAGGACTGATTCATAAAAAGCGTGAAATTAAGGAGCTGTCCGGGGAAGTTGCTGCTATAACCACGCGAGTCAAGGATCTGGAAGAAATACGAGCTGAGCTGAAAGAGGAATTCATTGCCGTTGAAGAGGGGCTGCGCGATGTCAGGCAGAGATTGCATCAGGCTGATATTCAATCACTCAATAGTGAAAAAGATTTGATTCGTGCTCGTGAAGAGCTCCAACGAATCGAGGAACGAACAGCTATCAGAAGTCTGGAAGACGAGCAACTTCGTGAAGAGAAAATGCTCCTGGAAAATGAATTATCTGATGCGAACCAAAAAAGGTGTATCGGTGAAGAGCGCAAGACTGTCTTGGAGTTGAGATTAAAGGAACTGCAGCAGTCTCTTGCGGCAAAAAAGGAAGAGATAGATGCGGTGCGAGAATCGGTTACTTCGAGGAAGGTCAGGGTTGCAGCGCTTAAGGAAAAACGGGAATCCAACGTACAGGCAATCAGGCGGATCGAAGATCTTATTACCGGTCTCCGGCAAAAGATTGCAGGACATGACGCTGAACTTGAGCGAGCGGCTGGGGATCGAGAAAAACTTATATCGGCCATTAATCAAAGTGATGAGTCCATCAAACTTTTACTGCAAAAACAGGCGAGCGTGGAAACTGCATTTACTGCAGTTAAAGAGCATTATGAGCTCGAAGCCAAGGCTCATAAGGAAGAAGAGGCAAAGCTGAAGGGATTGCGTAACCTGGTAGTTGATGTGAAGGAGTCCATTACTGCAAAGACTATTAAATCATCGGAACTTTCCATGCAACTCGATCATCTGGAGAATCAGTTGCTGGATAAATACCGTCTTGATATCGCAGAGCTTTTCCCCAAATACGGGATCATCGATTACAATGCAGCGGAAAAGATCGCTCGACAGGGTGAGTTGCAAAAACTCGTCGATGAAATGGGAGATGTAAATCTGACGGCTATTGATGAGTTTCAGGAACTTGATAAACGGTTCACTTTCCTTGCCGAGCAGAAAGAGGATCTGGAAGAATCGCTCCACTCTTTGCAAAAAGCCATACAGCGGATCAATAAGACCACTCGCAAGCGTTTTCTTGAAACCTTTCAGCTTGTTAATGCCAAATTCCAGGAGGTATTTCCTAGGCTCTTCTGTGGAGGGCGGGCTGAACTAAAGTTAACCAATGAAGAGGACCTGTTGGAAACGGGATTGGAAATAATTGTGCAGCCTCCCGGGAAGAAACTCCAGAATGTCACCCTCCTGTCGGGCGGCGAGAAGGCGTTGACTGCTGTTGCATTGATATTTTCCATATTCCTGATAAAGCCAACTCCATTTTGCCTGCTTGATGAGGTTGACGCGCCGTTGGACGACGCGAATATCGGCCGGTTCAACGATATGGTGAGGGAGATGAGCGCAATTTCACAGTTTATTATAATTACCCACAATAAAACGACCATGGCCGTGGTTGATACCTTGTATGGCGTTACCATGGAGGAACCCGGGGTATCCAAGCTGGTGTCGGTAAAGCTTAATTAA
- a CDS encoding roadblock/LC7 domain-containing protein encodes MPFKTILRELVETTHGANGAILADWEGEAVEQYCLTDAFELKVTAAHKGIILNQLKDILVNFHSGDLRYAVITTESQHVIVGVVGADYSLVMTLDRDAVTGLALRRFNSAVQLLVREIY; translated from the coding sequence TTGCCTTTCAAAACTATTCTCAGAGAATTGGTCGAAACCACCCATGGTGCAAACGGCGCCATCCTGGCAGACTGGGAAGGGGAGGCGGTTGAGCAGTATTGCTTGACCGATGCCTTCGAATTAAAGGTAACGGCTGCCCATAAAGGGATCATTCTCAATCAGTTGAAGGATATACTGGTGAATTTCCATTCCGGAGATTTGAGATATGCGGTCATAACCACAGAGAGTCAGCATGTTATTGTCGGTGTGGTCGGTGCTGACTATTCCCTGGTCATGACCCTTGACAGGGATGCCGTAACTGGCCTTGCGCTGCGCAGGTTCAATAGTGCCGTCCAATTGTTAGTAAGGGAGATTTACTAG
- the ftsY gene encoding signal recognition particle-docking protein FtsY, with the protein MPEEKKGFFKGLLDKIAGADVQTADETVAARGGEQAPTPGFFERLKRGLSKTHESIVGRIDTLLLGKKQIDADTLEELEEILITADMGVKTTVELIRTLEQRLKRNELQDGEALKKALKDEITARLSQHTTALDVNAASPYVILVIGVNGVGKTTTIGKLAAKFRSEGKKVLLAAGDTFRAAAAEQLEVWGNRVGADVVRHKEGSDPSAVVFDACKAALARNSDILLIDTAGRLHTKVNLMEEMKKIRRVLEREIPGAPHETMLILDAATGQNAISQAKLFKEAAQVSGVVLTKLDGTAKGGIVVAVSHEFAIPVRYIGVGEGVDDLREFDPLQFVEAIF; encoded by the coding sequence ATGCCAGAAGAGAAAAAAGGCTTTTTTAAGGGACTGCTTGACAAGATCGCCGGTGCGGATGTGCAGACGGCGGACGAAACCGTTGCAGCCCGCGGCGGAGAACAGGCACCAACGCCCGGTTTTTTTGAAAGGCTGAAAAGAGGGCTCAGCAAAACTCACGAGAGCATTGTCGGCCGTATTGATACATTGCTGTTGGGTAAGAAGCAGATAGACGCCGACACACTAGAGGAGCTGGAAGAGATACTCATTACCGCTGATATGGGGGTGAAGACGACTGTAGAATTAATCAGAACCCTGGAACAGCGTCTGAAAAGAAACGAGCTGCAGGATGGCGAGGCATTGAAAAAAGCGCTCAAGGATGAGATAACGGCCCGGTTGAGCCAACACACGACCGCTCTCGATGTGAACGCAGCGTCTCCCTATGTGATATTGGTTATCGGTGTAAACGGGGTCGGCAAAACCACCACGATCGGCAAACTTGCAGCAAAATTCAGGTCTGAGGGGAAAAAGGTTTTGTTGGCTGCTGGAGATACATTTCGCGCAGCGGCTGCGGAGCAGTTGGAAGTATGGGGTAATCGGGTAGGTGCAGACGTGGTGCGTCACAAGGAAGGGTCTGATCCTTCAGCGGTTGTTTTTGATGCCTGCAAAGCTGCCTTGGCAAGGAACAGCGATATTCTTTTGATTGATACGGCAGGACGTTTGCACACGAAGGTTAATCTCATGGAGGAGATGAAAAAGATTCGTCGGGTGCTTGAACGGGAAATTCCCGGCGCACCCCATGAAACCATGCTGATTCTCGATGCGGCAACTGGGCAGAACGCCATTTCCCAGGCAAAGCTTTTCAAGGAGGCGGCCCAGGTCAGCGGAGTTGTTCTCACCAAGCTGGATGGCACGGCCAAGGGGGGAATTGTTGTCGCGGTCAGTCATGAATTTGCAATCCCTGTCCGATACATCGGCGTGGGCGAGGGCGTGGATGACCTGCGTGAGTTTGATCCGCTGCAATTTGTCGAGGCTATATTTTAA
- a CDS encoding cell division protein ZapB, whose translation MDAKLIDELEKRIESLLTAYGSLKDENRLLRDENNRLQHERGGFKNRIDAILNKLEEVERS comes from the coding sequence ATGGATGCTAAGCTTATTGATGAGCTGGAAAAACGCATAGAAAGCCTGTTAACAGCATACGGTTCGCTGAAAGACGAAAACCGGTTGCTGAGGGATGAAAATAACCGGTTGCAGCATGAACGGGGCGGATTTAAGAATCGTATAGATGCCATCCTTAATAAGCTCGAAGAGGTTGAGCGCAGTTGA
- a CDS encoding cell division protein ZapA, with amino-acid sequence MNTLHRIKVLGRDLQVRSTADSETVRNVELFVNEKLAEVADSVKMGDTQVVAILALMNIAEEYLTLVKAAEASSMSSCDRIQRLIKRIDTDIE; translated from the coding sequence TTGAACACTTTACACCGGATTAAGGTGTTGGGTCGAGATCTTCAGGTCAGGAGTACTGCTGACAGCGAAACCGTCAGAAACGTCGAGTTGTTTGTAAATGAAAAGTTGGCGGAAGTCGCCGATTCTGTCAAGATGGGCGACACCCAGGTCGTTGCCATTCTGGCACTGATGAATATTGCCGAGGAATATTTAACACTTGTCAAGGCTGCCGAAGCAAGCAGCATGTCGAGTTGCGACAGGATTCAGCGATTAATAAAGCGTATTGACACAGATATCGAGTAA
- a CDS encoding 5-formyltetrahydrofolate cyclo-ligase yields MPKKTIRQLMLAKRRALSPSQVEELSQLVQRTLISSAEFAGAKTLALYAPIHNEVGTEELMRQALSAGKTVLYPAVGTGALVFRQICNPAALHKGAFGIYEPGNSCAIYAPQDIDIIVIPGVAFDRKGRRIGYGKGYYDKTLHSLEGTGRFVGLCYDFQLLDEIVGEPHDVSMDLIVSETRAIRP; encoded by the coding sequence ATGCCAAAGAAAACTATTCGGCAGCTTATGCTGGCAAAAAGAAGAGCGCTTTCACCGTCGCAGGTTGAAGAGCTTAGTCAACTTGTGCAGCGGACGCTCATCTCTTCTGCTGAGTTTGCCGGAGCAAAAACCCTGGCGCTTTATGCGCCGATCCATAACGAAGTCGGTACAGAGGAATTGATGCGCCAGGCCCTGTCTGCAGGTAAGACGGTGCTTTATCCCGCTGTTGGCACTGGCGCATTGGTTTTCAGGCAGATATGCAACCCGGCAGCCTTGCATAAGGGTGCGTTCGGCATTTACGAGCCGGGGAATTCCTGTGCGATCTACGCACCTCAAGATATCGATATCATTGTCATTCCTGGTGTAGCATTTGATCGAAAAGGGAGGAGGATCGGCTACGGTAAAGGTTACTATGACAAGACGCTCCACAGTCTTGAAGGGACTGGACGGTTTGTTGGTTTATGTTACGATTTCCAGCTGCTGGACGAAATTGTCGGCGAGCCTCATGATGTGAGCATGGATTTGATTGTCAGCGAGACACGGGCGATTCGCCCTTGA
- the rny gene encoding ribonuclease Y, with product MKIDMMTMILAVIAAAIGFLIGNLLRKKSSDAIVASAEELAAKMVEESKRQAETITKEASLQAKDVVYQAKADFERETKDKRRDLQALEKRLQQKEENLDKKMNLFDQRDAEFLKREQGLAAKEQVLGQKDEKLNQLISEERTRLENISGMTAAEAKKILMETMENEAKLDAAKRIKAIEEEARETADKKSKEIMALAIQRYAGEYVAERTVSVVALPSDEMKGRIIGREGRNIRALEAATGIDLIIDDTPEAVILSGFNPVRREVAKLSLEKLIADGRIHPGRIEEVVAKAEEEVELAMKEAGEQAAFDLGVHGIHPEILKLIGRLKYRTSYSQNVYQHSLEVAFLCGIMAAELGINVKQAKRAGLLHDLGKAVDHEVEGSHAVIGAELAKKYGESPKIVHAIMAHHEDEKPATVLAILVQAADALSGARPGARREMMETYVKRLDDLERIACSFSGVTNSFAIQAGREIRVMVSSEEISDERTLILAKDIAKKIETEMTYPGQIKINVIRETRATEYAR from the coding sequence TTGAAGATAGATATGATGACAATGATTTTAGCAGTAATAGCGGCTGCCATTGGCTTTTTGATCGGTAATCTGCTGCGAAAGAAATCTTCCGACGCCATAGTGGCTTCGGCCGAGGAACTAGCAGCAAAAATGGTGGAAGAATCCAAGCGTCAGGCGGAAACCATTACCAAAGAAGCATCCTTGCAGGCAAAAGATGTTGTTTATCAGGCCAAAGCTGATTTTGAAAGGGAAACAAAGGATAAGCGTCGCGACCTGCAAGCATTGGAAAAACGTTTACAGCAAAAAGAAGAAAATCTCGATAAGAAAATGAACCTGTTCGACCAGCGCGATGCGGAGTTCCTTAAAAGGGAGCAGGGCTTGGCCGCGAAAGAGCAGGTGCTTGGACAAAAGGACGAAAAACTCAATCAGCTGATTAGCGAGGAGCGGACGAGACTGGAAAACATTTCAGGAATGACGGCTGCTGAAGCCAAAAAAATCCTGATGGAAACCATGGAAAATGAAGCGAAGCTGGATGCTGCAAAACGCATCAAGGCGATAGAGGAAGAGGCAAGGGAGACTGCCGACAAGAAATCCAAGGAAATAATGGCCTTGGCTATCCAGCGCTATGCCGGTGAGTATGTTGCCGAACGGACCGTCTCAGTGGTTGCTCTTCCCTCCGACGAGATGAAGGGGCGCATCATCGGCCGCGAAGGGCGTAACATCAGGGCATTGGAGGCCGCAACCGGCATTGACCTGATTATCGACGATACGCCTGAAGCAGTTATTCTCTCAGGATTTAACCCCGTCCGCCGTGAGGTGGCGAAGCTTTCCCTGGAAAAACTGATAGCGGACGGCCGCATCCATCCTGGCCGTATCGAGGAGGTTGTGGCGAAGGCTGAAGAAGAGGTGGAATTGGCGATGAAGGAGGCAGGCGAACAGGCTGCCTTTGACCTGGGGGTCCACGGTATTCATCCGGAAATTCTCAAGCTGATCGGCCGACTCAAATATAGGACCTCTTATAGTCAGAATGTTTACCAGCATTCTCTAGAGGTGGCTTTCCTGTGCGGCATTATGGCCGCCGAACTGGGAATCAATGTTAAGCAGGCAAAAAGGGCGGGCTTGCTTCACGACCTCGGCAAAGCCGTTGATCACGAAGTGGAAGGGTCGCATGCTGTTATTGGCGCAGAACTGGCGAAAAAGTACGGTGAATCGCCCAAAATCGTTCATGCTATCATGGCTCACCATGAAGACGAAAAACCTGCGACAGTCCTGGCGATACTGGTTCAGGCTGCCGATGCCCTTTCCGGCGCTCGTCCCGGCGCTCGCCGCGAAATGATGGAAACGTATGTCAAGCGTCTGGATGACCTGGAGCGCATCGCCTGTTCCTTCAGCGGCGTGACCAATTCCTTTGCCATCCAAGCCGGTCGTGAAATCCGGGTCATGGTTTCCAGTGAGGAGATCAGCGATGAGCGGACGCTCATCCTGGCCAAGGATATCGCCAAGAAGATCGAGACGGAAATGACCTATCCCGGTCAGATCAAGATCAATGTGATCAGAGAGACACGGGCTACCGAATATGCCCGTTAA
- a CDS encoding TIGR00282 family metallophosphoesterase has translation MPVKLLFIGDVVGKPGRQALSSELHRLVDRYMVDLVIANGENAAGGFGITEETARDLFSCGIHLLTSGNHIWDKKDALGYIRREEKLVRPANYPEGTPGQGSAVVKTAGGIKVAVLNLEGRVFMNNLDCPFRVADREIERLKKETPIVFVDFHAEATSEKAALGFYLDGRASAVIGTHTHVQTADERILPGGTAYMTDAGMCGAFDSVIGVRKEEAIGRFLTQLPTKFEVAKKDIRLNAVVIEVDELSGKAIRIERIAVLCG, from the coding sequence ATGCCCGTTAAGCTCCTGTTTATCGGCGATGTGGTCGGCAAGCCGGGGCGCCAGGCCCTTTCCTCCGAGTTGCACCGATTGGTTGACCGTTACATGGTTGACCTGGTGATCGCCAACGGTGAAAATGCCGCCGGCGGTTTCGGCATTACCGAGGAAACGGCCCGAGACCTTTTCAGTTGCGGGATTCACCTCCTGACCAGCGGCAACCACATCTGGGATAAAAAGGATGCCCTGGGTTACATTCGGCGCGAAGAAAAACTCGTCCGTCCCGCAAACTACCCTGAAGGAACACCCGGGCAGGGTAGTGCCGTTGTAAAAACCGCCGGAGGCATTAAGGTGGCGGTCTTGAACCTTGAGGGACGGGTTTTTATGAACAACCTCGATTGTCCTTTCCGGGTGGCGGACCGGGAGATCGAACGACTGAAAAAGGAAACTCCCATAGTCTTTGTTGATTTTCATGCGGAGGCAACCTCGGAAAAGGCCGCGCTCGGTTTTTACCTGGATGGCCGGGCGAGTGCGGTTATCGGTACCCATACCCATGTACAGACCGCCGACGAGCGGATACTGCCGGGTGGAACCGCTTACATGACGGATGCCGGTATGTGTGGCGCCTTTGATTCGGTAATCGGGGTGCGCAAGGAAGAGGCTATCGGTCGGTTCCTCACCCAGTTACCGACCAAGTTCGAGGTGGCGAAAAAGGATATTCGGCTGAATGCCGTGGTAATCGAGGTGGATGAACTGAGCGGTAAGGCCATCAGGATCGAGCGGATTGCCGTTTTGTGCGGTTAA